Sequence from the Candidatus Hydrogenedentota bacterium genome:
CAACGAGGGCGTCGGCCCCGAGGGCCGCGGCGAGGCCGTCAGCGCCCAGGCGGTTGTGCTGGTCCAGCAGCAGTAGCCCCGCCTTTTCAGCCGGCCGTCTTCCAGGTGAAGCGCACGGTGGCCAGCCCGCCCGCGGGCACGGCGACCGAAACGGCCCCCTCCCGCACCGGCAGCTCCGCGCCGGGCTCCTCGTTCAGAGTGCACAGGAACGCCGCCGCCAGCGGGGCGGCGGTCCGGAACCCGTCCACCACATTCTCATTGGTCGGGTTCCAGAAGCGGACCACGCCGCCGCCGCCGTTGTCGGCGGGCTTCAGCGCGGTGATCACGGCGGTGCCGCCGGTCTGCTCCAGGAGCGACCGCCGTTCGGGGGCTGCCGGGGCCGCCGCGTGGGTGAAGACGCCTGTGGCGAGCAGGTCCGCCTGCCGCAGGGCCGCGCGCGGGTCGAAGGCGCCCTCGAAGGGGTAGAGGGCGTAGGAGAACTCCAGGCGGCCCTGCAACTGCCCGTCGGGCTCCGCCGGGCGCCCGACCGTCTTGCGGAAGCTTCGGAAAAGGGTCAGGGCGAGGCAGGCCTCCGGGGTTTCCAGCGCCGCATACTCATGGAGTCCGCCCCCCGACACGACGGCCAGGCCGCCGTCGGCGTTCTTCACGCCGAAGAACGAGGTGAAGGCCGTCTCCGGGTTCACCCGCTCCTGCCAGCGGGCCGTCTCCGGGGGAACGGCAATGTCCCGCTCCACCACGGCGAAGGGGGTGTCGGCGAAGGAGGTGTCCGTCTCCATGAGGGTCGGGAAAAGCACCCGCAGCCGGTGGTCGCGGATTGTGTTGTCCACGACCGTCCGCACCTTGAGGACCGGGCAGTCCTTCTCCACGGAGATGAAGTCGGTGACGGGGAGCGGGGTTCTCCGGTCGGCGCGCGCGCCGGTGTGCTGGTCCATCTCGTCCGGCAGCAGGAGGGTGCGCTCCACCCGGAAGACCGTCCGGAGGGGGCCGTCCTCGTCCACGGCGGTCATCACCCGGGCGCCCGGCCCGCGGTACACGATGTCATTGATGAGCGGTCCGCGCGTCCAGCCGTCGCCGCGCTCGCCGCAGTCCTCGTAGAGGAAGAGGTTGGGGAATATCTCGCCGTCGGCCTTTCGCGTGAGCGCGCCGGTGCCGTCGGGGAACAGCTCAAAGGCGAGGTGCGCGTTTTCGGCGCGCAGGGGTCCGGTGAGGAGCGACCCGAAGGTCCGCGTGGCCTCCGGGGTGGTTTCGATGCGGAACGCGGCGTGGCCGCAGGGCGGCAGGTCCAGCTCCGCGGCGATGTGGTAGAGGTCCCCCATGACGGTCTGCTCGCGTCCGAGGGAGTCCAGCCTCCGGCACTCGATGTTCCGCTCCACGCGCACATGCTGGTAGGGGATGCGGGTCCCGTCCGGGGCCACGAGGTCAAACTTGTTGTAGCGCTCGCCCCAGGCCAGGCCGTCGTGGTAGGCGTTGCCCGTCTTCTCCGCGTAGTCCGCCGGGAAATACAGGGCCAGGTCGAAGACGCCCCGGCGCGCGAAGGGCAGGGGGTTGTGCGCGGCCAGCCGGGTCCAATCCTCCGGCGCGGCGGAGGCCCCGCCGAGACGGGCGCAGGCGCGCCGGAGGATGCCGCCGGCCAGCAGGGCGGCCTGGTCGAAGCGGTAGTGCATGTCGCGGTGGACCTGGTCAATGCTGCACCCGCAGATGGAGTCGTGCGGGTGGTTGCGCAGGAGGTACTGCCAGGCCTTGTCGAGGAACCCCGGCACGGGCCTTCCGCCGTCCAGGGTCTCCATCAGCAGCAGGGGCTCGGCCCACTTTTCCAGCAGGGCCTGGCCCAGGTCGTTCTTCCGCTTGAGGTCGTAGCGCGAGCTGAGGGTGTGGACGATGAGGTACTGCCCCACCCGTTTGCTGTCGCGCGCCGGTTCGCGCAGCTCCCCGCGCCGTTCCGGCAGCTCGTCGAGGTGCGCGGCCAGGGCGCGTCCGTAGTCCTCCAGCGTTCCCCATTCGAAGGTGATCTCCGGGTGCTTCTCCCGGAGCCGCGCCAGCAGCCAGGGCATGTTGGGGTCGGGCCGCTGGTGGTCTATGGCGTCGAGCATGAGCACCAGCGGGACCGCCGAGCGGGCCGCCTCCTCCCCGAAGTAGGGGACGAAGTGGGTGTCCACGTCCTCGTCGCGGTTCCCCGCCTCCTTCACGGGGCGGCGCACGGCGAACTCGAAGGGGCTGTAGCTGCCCTTGTCGCAGAGCTTGTGGTAGGCCATCTTGCCGCCGTCGGGGCCGACCCAGGCGAAGTGGGCCGGGAAGGTCTCGTCCTGCGTGCCGCGCCAGCAGATGCCCGCGCTGAGCCCGAACCCGCGCATGATCATGGGCAGGGCGGCGACATGGCCGAACTGGTCCGGGGTGTAGGCGAAGTCGAGGGGCTCCACGCCCAGTTCGCGGCAGACGCGCAGGCCGCGCGCCAGGTTGCGGATGAAGGACTCGCCCGAGACGAGCCACTCATCGGGCAGGTTGTACCACGGCCCGGCGAGGAGGCGCCGTTCGCGGAGGAGGCGCAGCAGCTCCTCCCGCCGCTCCGGCCGGATTTCCAGATAGTCCTCCAGCACGACAGCCTGCCCGTCCAGATGGAAGCACCGGTACTCCGGGTCCTTCTCCATCAGGTCCATCAGCTCGTCCACCAGCTCCACCAGCCAGCGCCTGAACTCCTGGAAGGGTTCGTACCATTCCCGGTCCCAGTGGGTGCCCACGCAGTAATACGCCTTCATCTGTTTCCTTTCGTGGCGGGGAAAGAGAAAAAGGGGACCCGGTGGGCCCCCTTTTCCTGCTATCATACCCCGCGCGGGCTGCCGTTCCAAAACGGACGCCCCCCCGGACGGCAGGCAGAACTTTGGCGGAGGACAACGGATGGACGGCTCCCGCAGGCGGGTGATCAACGCGACGGCCCCGGTGCGCATCTGCGACCTGGGCGGATGGACGGACACATGGTTCGCGGGGCACGGGGCGGTCTTTAATCTGGGCGTGTACCCCTACGCGGAGGTGCAGCTCTACGTGTCGCGCGCGGCCGGCGCGTCCGCGCCGCGGGTGGTCATTCACGCGGAAAACTTTGGGGACCGCTACGAGGTGCGGAGCGCGCCGCCGGAGTACGACAAGCACCCCCTGCTTGAGGCTTGCCTCGACATCATGGACCTTCCCCCCGACCTGTCCTTCGAGGTGAACCTGTACTCCAACGCGCCCGCCGGATGCTCCACGGGCACCTCGGCGGCGGTGAGCGTCGCGCTGCTGGGGGCGCTGGACCTGCTGACGCCGGGGCGCATGACCCCCCACGAGGTGGCGGCCATGGCGCACCGGGTGGAGACGGAAAAACTCGGGCTCCAGTGCGGCATCCAGGACCAGTTGTGCTCGGCCTACGGGGGGGCCTGCTTCATCGAGATGCACGCCTACCCCCACGCGAGCGTGTCGCAGGTGCAGGTGTCCAACAGCGCCTGGTGGGAGCTGGAACGGCGGCTGGCGCTGGTGTTTCTGGGCCGGTCCCACGCGTCCAGCGAGGTGCACGGGCGGGTCATCGCCGGGTTTGAGCGGGAAAACGCCGACACCTCGGCGCTGGCGCCCCTGCGGCAGGCGGCCCACGACGCCAAGAACGCCCTGTACGAGGGGGATTTCGCCGCTTTCGGAAAAGCCATGCTCCTGAACACCGAGGCGCAGCGCGCGCTGCACCCCGCGCTGGTTTCGGCGGAGGCGGAGGCCGTTTTCGCCCTTGCCCGCGAGCACGGCGCCATCGGGTGGAAGGTGAACGGCGCGGGTGGGGAGGGCGGTTCCGTCACCCTGCTCTTCGGCCCCGAGAGCGAAAAGAAGCGGGCTTTCCGAAAGGCGCTCCCCGCACTGAACCCGGATTTCGCCTACATCCCCATCTATCTGTCCCGTTTTGGTCTGCGCCAATGGGAGAGTGCCTGAACGGTTTCAGGGGACATCACAGTTGTTTTCTCCCTCCGGGAAGAGTATACTTTTGGCGGGTGTTAGGGGAACGGTGGAGACAAATGAGAAGTCCCGGCGCGAGACGTGTATTTCCCGGGTGGAACCTTTTTGAGCGTAACAGGATAGAGTCGTTTGACAGGCCCGCCTGCGGTGCGTTTCGGGGGCTTTGTCAGGAGCCGGTGATGATCGCAGCCCGTGTCCGCCTGTGTGGGGCGCGCCGCGGGGTGCTTGTGGACCCAATGAGCAAAGCTGGACAAGCGGAGGTTTGACGATGGACAAGAAGCGTGTGTGGACAATTCTGACCGTGGTGCTGTGCATGGTGATGGTGCTGGGCGTGGCCGGCTGCAAGAAGAACAAGCCGCCGCTGACGACGGACGTGACCCCGAGCACCACGAATGAGACGACGAGCGGCGACGGCCTGCCCGGCGTGAACCAGGAAGACCTGCTGTTCGAGCCGGGCAGCAAGTACGGCCTGCAGACGGTGCAGTTCGACTACAACAGCTCTTCGCTGCGCGCTGACTCCATGGACACCCTGCGCGGGAACGCCGAGAAGATCAAGCAGTTCCCGAACGCCTACATCCAGATCGCCGGCCACTGCGACGAGCGCGGCACCCAGGAATACAACCTGGCCCTCGGCGAGCGCCGCGCCCTCGCGGTCCGCAACTATCTCATCCAGCTCGGCGTCTCCGGCGACCGTCTCGTGACCATCAGCTACGGCAAGGAATTCCCTGTCGTCGCCGGGAGCAACGAGGAAGCCTGGGCGCAGAACCGCCGCGCCGAGTTCAACAAGGCGAAGTAAGCGGCCCCCCTGTCCGTTTGGGTGATCTTCGGAAAGAAAACAGCAAGGGAACCGGGCCATGCGTTTCACGCACATGACAGTGCTGGCGGCGATAGCCGGCGCCGCGCTCCTCACGGGGTGCGAGACAACCGGCGGCCAGACCAAGACCACGATCTATGACATGCACCGCCGGGTGGTGAAGCTCGACAAGGATCTGGGCGAGTCCATCAACCAGCTCAACACCACGTCGGCCACGCTCAACCAGCGCGTGGACGACATGGACGGGCAGACGCGGGAACTGCGGTCGCTCCTGGAGGAGAACCAGCGCAAGCTGGACGAGATCAAGGGCGACATGACGCGGCTGTTCCGGGCGATGAACCTGTCGCAGGGCGTCACAGCCCCCACCGGAACCGTCACCCCCTCCGTGAACCCGAATGTGCAGGCGGGCACGCCGCAAATTGTGCCGCCTGCGCAGACGCCGGGCGCCGCTCCGGTGCCGGGCGCGCTGCCCACGCCGTCCGCGCAGAACGAGCTGCTGGACTCCGCGCCGGTTCCGGCCGGTGTCGGCGCCGCGGCGCCCGCCGCGGCTCCGGCCGCGCCCGCCGCGGTCGGCGACCCGAACGTGCTGTACAACCAGGCGCAGAACAGCTACAGCAGCGGGGACTACAAGACCGCGATGCAGCGGTTTGACGAGTTCCTGGGGCAGTTTCCGACCAGCGAGAACGCGCACAACGCGCTCTTCTGGAAGGCCAAGTGCCAGCTGAACCTGGGCAGCTTCGCCGACTCCGTGCAGTCGTTCGAGGGCGTGCGGTCGAGGTTCCCCAACAGCACCAAGGTGCCCTTTGCCATGCACAACCAGGCGGTGGCGCATTCGCGTCTCGGCCAGACCGACGAGGCGATCCGGCTCATGCAGGCCGTGGTGGACCAGTTCCCCATGTCCCCTGTGGCGGAGCAGGCCAAGTCCGACCTGAAGCGGCTGAAGGGCGAGCAGTAGGCCCGGAACGTCCCGTAATTGACTCTTGGAACCGGCGCGGGGTACGATGCCCGCGCCGGTTTTTTCTCTGGGCGGGCCGGTTTTCGGGCCCCCGCAACCACACATCACCGAAGGAAGGACACGCATGCGGCATTACCTGGGACTGGACGTCGGGGCCACCAAGACTTTCTGCCTGGCAGGCGACGAGACAGGGCGGGTGCTCGGGTTCGGGCGCGCGGCCACGGGCAAC
This genomic interval carries:
- a CDS encoding GHMP kinase, with protein sequence MDGSRRRVINATAPVRICDLGGWTDTWFAGHGAVFNLGVYPYAEVQLYVSRAAGASAPRVVIHAENFGDRYEVRSAPPEYDKHPLLEACLDIMDLPPDLSFEVNLYSNAPAGCSTGTSAAVSVALLGALDLLTPGRMTPHEVAAMAHRVETEKLGLQCGIQDQLCSAYGGACFIEMHAYPHASVSQVQVSNSAWWELERRLALVFLGRSHASSEVHGRVIAGFERENADTSALAPLRQAAHDAKNALYEGDFAAFGKAMLLNTEAQRALHPALVSAEAEAVFALAREHGAIGWKVNGAGGEGGSVTLLFGPESEKKRAFRKALPALNPDFAYIPIYLSRFGLRQWESA
- the pal gene encoding peptidoglycan-associated lipoprotein Pal encodes the protein MVMVLGVAGCKKNKPPLTTDVTPSTTNETTSGDGLPGVNQEDLLFEPGSKYGLQTVQFDYNSSSLRADSMDTLRGNAEKIKQFPNAYIQIAGHCDERGTQEYNLALGERRALAVRNYLIQLGVSGDRLVTISYGKEFPVVAGSNEEAWAQNRRAEFNKAK
- a CDS encoding tetratricopeptide repeat protein, with product MRFTHMTVLAAIAGAALLTGCETTGGQTKTTIYDMHRRVVKLDKDLGESINQLNTTSATLNQRVDDMDGQTRELRSLLEENQRKLDEIKGDMTRLFRAMNLSQGVTAPTGTVTPSVNPNVQAGTPQIVPPAQTPGAAPVPGALPTPSAQNELLDSAPVPAGVGAAAPAAAPAAPAAVGDPNVLYNQAQNSYSSGDYKTAMQRFDEFLGQFPTSENAHNALFWKAKCQLNLGSFADSVQSFEGVRSRFPNSTKVPFAMHNQAVAHSRLGQTDEAIRLMQAVVDQFPMSPVAEQAKSDLKRLKGEQ